DNA sequence from the Sardina pilchardus chromosome 23, fSarPil1.1, whole genome shotgun sequence genome:
TGAGTGATCCAGCAGCTCTTCTCTTTATCAGGGGAACAAGTTTCCATTGTACTGTAGGCGGGGTTTGTGATGGCCAACGAGGAGTCCTTTTTTTGTCAAAGGGGGATGCCACTCCATAGGAGAGGTGGTCTCTCTAGGTGATTGTAGATGTAGGTCATCAGCCTGAAGTTAGGTCACTCACAGAGGCTTAGAAGCAGCAGAACTACAGTACTCCAAGGTTGAACTTTGACATGATTGCAAAGGAAGAGATGGGAGTTTCTATGGAATGCAGTTTTTGTAGAACAAGGATAAGGGCATTCCAGGAAAATTTTGTGAGGGCCGTGTTTTTTCTATGAGAAAAAAAGTGACATTTTGTCATTAATGCATATTCTTACTATGACTGGATTGCACTGTAGTACTTTATCCTAATACTACTTCTGTCTTTTGCCCTGACAGGATTGACACACTCACCTCGCTCAGAAAAGTCAGAACTGGCCTTTAACTTGAATGATGTAGAGACATATTTGAAGTATGCCAAGTCAATGCGGGATTTCTTGGAACCCTACAGTGACGATAACCAAAAGGACCCATTGAAGTATGAGGATTGTGGTGGTAAGTTCCTCAGACTGTAGCAcaattgactttttttttatcaccctCATCCTGTAGAATCAGAGTAGAAGCCTTAAAGGTTCAACCGAGAACCCTCGAGAACCTTCCCTCTTCGCGGTTACTGTCTCTACAGTCCTTTGAAAAACCGTGTTCACTAGCGAAGTGAACCATGGTGAAATCTGAGAAAAGGGGATGTCTAAATCCCAAATTAACCATATGGTGTGATGAATATTCAAGATTTGTAGGAGTTCTGCACTGAACGTTTCACCAACACCACAGATAGTGTCAATCCCCTTAAGTGTTGTTGTGGTCATCATATATCATTCTTTTTCATTGGGACCAACTCCGATCCATGCTCCTCGTTATTTTATCATAgacaaaaataaacatgatAGTTGTCTTGTGACATAAGACATTGCTGTTTGAGAGTAATTGTAACCCAAGCTTACATGAGTGCATGAGTGGAACTGCATCCAATTAATTTACACGTATCTTGACATTTCTAGCTTCACCTAGCGCATACAAGGACCGGGGTGACTTTGATAGTGACATTGGCAGCCGACGAGCCTGCCGCTTTGAGCGGACAATACTCGGGCCATGCTCTGGAATCGAGGATCGCGAGTTTGGGTTCAAGGACGGAAAGCCTTGCCTGATCGTCAAGCTGAACAGAATTGTCAATTTCTATCCAAGGGTAAATACCTCTAGCTCCTTGCACATTGATTTGGTATTTCCTTGAAATAATATTTGATTATTtattaaaacatatttatgATTTCATAAATTGAAACACTACATGTACCTTTTGTTGATGTGTTATGTTAAGTGGAGGAATACTCACTTGGCTCTTGAGTGGTTCCTGGCTGGATGGAGTGAGATGACCCTGTTTTGTATATTTGTTAAAAGTTGATCTCATCTTTCATTGGTTCACAGCCTCCATCCAATAATGAAAGCATCCCAGAGGAGGCCCAGCAGAAAGTTCAACCCAATGTGATCCCTATCCACTGCACCAATAAGGTATCAGATGTCCGCTTTCTGTTTTGGTCAACTACAGTAATGCGCCAGACAAAGTGGAAAGATgtgttatactgtagatatcaAATTGATAATACCACACAAGCTGTATCATCCTGGACTTGGATAAGGACCATTTGCAGTTTATATCCTTATagtgtatattgtgtgtatccTGACATTCCTGGGTAGAAATCCCACAAATTGTCAAAGTGCTAGAAGACATGTCATCAGTGTTTTTGAGCTCATGTGGTCATTCTGATACGCTTCCATTCTTGGCGTCCATGTAATCCTTTCTATCCTTTCAGAGGGAAGAAGATGCCGGCAAAATCGGTGAGATCAAGTACTACGGCATTGGTAATGGCTTCCCCTTGCAGTACTATCCCTACTACGGCAAGATCCTGCACCCCCAGTACCTCCAACCGCTGGTGGCCATCCAGTTCGTCAACCTCACCATGAACACCGAGCTGCGCGTCCAATGCTCAGTGTATGGTGACAACATCAAGTACAGCGAAAAGGACCGCTACCAGGGACGATTTGACATTAAAATCCAGGTCACCAACTTATGACCTCAGTAACGATGCACACGATAGGTATTTCTTCTCTGACCTCCCCTCCTTTCACGCCTCCATTTCAAAACCAAACTAAATGTCATTTAGGAGAGGGCAAAAAAAAACCACCATGGGATGATCTAAAATATGACGTCAAAGCAAAACTAGTctcgaacaaaaaaaaaaaaaaaacattgccacATATGGGACCTACACTTAACCTGTATGCTTTTCACTAGCTTCTCTGCTTCTGTCTAGGGTTAGAACGCAAAACTTCAGGAGGATTAGCAATAGTCTAAAAATATGTACTCTATAAAGGTGAGTAGTCTTTGAGCCACACTACATATTCATTTATTCCTGTAAATGAGAATTCCACTTCTGATGTAGCGAAGCAGTGTTTTGTCCCTTTAAGTATTGCTGCCTTTTGTGGTTTCAtcgatttttctttttcttattgGAGTGTACTGTAGTTACATGTTGCTATGTTGGTTCTTTGAAAGCCATGTTGTAATCTATTTTTGCTTTCTTCTAATGTGAGCAAGCTTTAGCAGTCCAAGatgtatatatatctatgtatgtatgcttgCTTACTGAAAATTCGGGTATGGTACACTCTGATCTCttaaggtctgtgtgtgtgtgtgcgcgtgcgcaagTTGGGTGGCTGCACTCCCTAGAGATTTCTTTGTTCTTGTTTTTACTTTCATGCGATCATTACTTTGTGTTATTTCCTTAAGTATGATTGTTGGAGATTATTTTTTCTACACTtaaaattgttttttgttttttttcttagaaTCACGTGTATTAGGGGAAAGGGGCCATTATCATATTTTCATCTTTCTGTTTCGCTTTTTATTCGATCACAGATGACTTTTTTCAAGTCCGTAACACTTTTGCCTTTTCTGGGGGTAATGGTGCTAGCTCCAgtgctttttaaaaagaaattctCCTTTTGCTGTATGCACCACATGATACGTGGTGTTACTGTCCAATGAATGTTTTTGCCATTTACATGGTGGGACAATTTTACATTaatgcagttttacattttgttttgttttattctgcAGAATAG
Encoded proteins:
- the atp1b1b gene encoding sodium/potassium-transporting ATPase subunit beta-1b — protein: MPADKDEGGWSSFLWNSERKEFLGRTGSSWFKIITFYIIFYGFLAGIFIGTIQALLLTLSVYKPTWQDRVAPPGLTHSPRSEKSELAFNLNDVETYLKYAKSMRDFLEPYSDDNQKDPLKYEDCGASPSAYKDRGDFDSDIGSRRACRFERTILGPCSGIEDREFGFKDGKPCLIVKLNRIVNFYPRPPSNNESIPEEAQQKVQPNVIPIHCTNKREEDAGKIGEIKYYGIGNGFPLQYYPYYGKILHPQYLQPLVAIQFVNLTMNTELRVQCSVYGDNIKYSEKDRYQGRFDIKIQVTNL